agaaagagagcaagagaaagagaaCACTCATAACTTTCAGTCAAAGTTATAGAGCAGGGTGTCTCCTGTTGAGAGCCTTAAGAGCGGCGCTGTAAAGCATGAGAGGCTCTTACAATGCTGGCCCTTTCCTCTTTTGTTACCCGCCGTTTTGACTTCACATTCTCTGTCACTGAGGACTGGAGGCGGGTTTTTCTCAGCTGCCCCACAAAAACCAGTTTGTCTCTGTTACCCGAAATAGAATGAGAGAATATGATGCGTGTGTAAACAGTCTGTGGTGCTTGTGTTTTCACTGATTTTAACTGGCTTCACACTGTGTATAAATACACAACATGCATCCTTGACATACTGGAATGTTCTAGAATACCTGCACAACCCAGGACACCTGTCTGGGAATAtgagtgtatgcgtgtgtgtcgGTGATGCATCAGTAGAAGTGTAATAGAGCTTTTCATAATCGATTGTCTCTCACTGCAATGCAAGCAAACAGGTGCCTTGACTCATTTTGAGCCATTACACCAGAATGCATTAATAGCTATaagcatgttattttttaagattccATTACTGCAACTTTTtgcctttaatatttttatttcattgagtTACCCCCCAACTCTGAGAAATGCAACAAAGTACAcagttaataattttattactataaattattattattattattattattattattattattataaaatcattatccagtatttcaatttatttaaaactgtttcatagtattaaaaaacatttctgatttgtaCTTGGCCTGTCAATATTTTCACTAATCACactgtaaatataatacattttttagatatgatttattttaattttatatagttcattattaattattgtaaatCCTCATGTGTGTTAGACAGTTAGCCAGTATTTCCATGCTTAAAATAGGTTTATAGTACTTCAATATTTTCTCATTTGTTACATATCTCAGAGTCTAGAATCCAAAACTTTGTTGCTTAGTCTGTTTCTCTAAAATTCCTTTGATAGTAAGGTGGTCTGGTTTCTTTAAAGATCTCTCTCATtcgctctcacactctctcttgcTTTATGGGCCTCAGAAGAAGTCCTCTTTTACAAGCTGACCGGATTTTAGAGCCCTCATTTAGAAGCGGGCTTCCTTAATTAAAAAGACCTTTGTGTGGTCTTCCAGACTGCCTCTTTTATTTGTCCCCCTCCATCTCCATGTTAAAATGGTCCTGATGTGTTGTTTGTATAAATCCTCCTTGATTTCTTTCTGTCACTATAACGACTTTGCTCCTCTGCTATCTTCTTGGTTTTTACACACCTTACCACTAATGCAGTTCAGGGAAAATAAAGAATGCATTTAAAGCACGACCTCACACTCAAGTAACAACCCCCAAAACCTTTgaggattttagaaaaaacaaacagTCCCTGAATGATCACGTTGCTAAAAGTATTGAAGTGCAGCTAATTGACAGGGTTGTGGTGaagtgcaccccccccccccccccccctaccaCCCAATGCTCCAGCTCAGAGTCTCTTGGATTGTTAACAGGGGAAATGGTTAATCCACTCTTGCAGGCCTTGAAGCCTCCTGTAAGACAGAGCAGAGATATCTATTAATTACAGCACTCATTAATATGCCTCTCTCCCAGGACTGTGTGGGTGGAGGGGTGGTTAAAAGAATTGGCGGTATCAAGTGATGTAGGGTGGGTGGTTGTTTGGGGTGGTCAGTCTGCTCTTTTGTTTGGCTTGGAAAGAGTCTCTGCTTTTGACTATGTTTGTGTCGGTTTGTGTTACTTGATTGATACTGGATGTTTGTGTCTGTCTAGTTGATTTTTTGGTTTTCTGCACATCAATGcatgtgagcttgtgtgtgtgagagagtgtttggTGACTGGCCACAGGCGAGGATGATGGAACTGTTTTGCGCCTCCGCACTGATTAGAGTCTTGTAGAACAAGTTGATATTGACTGGAAAATGAGTGATGGTGCTGAGCTCTTCGTACTGTCCCTTTCTCTTCCACCCTGCAGACGCTCATCTGTCATGTTGCATTTGATCACTGGATCCCACCTCTTGATCCACAATCACAAGAAACGGCCTTTAGCACTTTTTTGTGGAGATGGACAATTTTGGTCCAGGAGAAAAGGCAGGCTTTGACTCATGCTTTGTAACTCAGCAGTAAATAATTTCAGATAATTATTTGCCCTGTCAAGTGGAAAAGAATCTGAATGGTCCGAGTTCAAATTTGTATTGAAGAAAAAATATGTTCTCTCtctatgttctctctctctctctctctctctctctctctctctctctctctctctctctctctctatatatatatatatatatatatatatatatatatatatatatatatatatacatattctctAACATATACATTATAACTAACAATAAACTGAAAccactattatttattaaataagtcAAATTATGTCAAATACATATAAAAGtgcatataatattttacaaatataccATTATGGTAAGTGtaagatataatttatatatttaaaactctTAGGACATGTGCGAGTTTGTTTTGGCACATTTCTTTAGAACTTGGCTGCACACTATGCTAGAGTAGCAATGTTAGCACTCTTTTTTACAGCCTTGTAGATATACAACCACTCAGACACTTTAGTGAGACCCAGGGGACAGTGGCACACTGGCTCTCATATGCCTGTTCTCTTATGTTTCTTCTCAGAGAAGTCATTAACATGCGAAAAAAACTAGAATTCTGAATTCATAATCAGGGCTTTTTTTAGCTGCTGAATGTTCTCTCAGGCTAAGGCGCAGGTGGACCCATGTGCGAAGTGGAAAGTTGTTCTTAAGGgctggtggggggtggggggtattATGTTTCTGTTTCTTTTGATTTTCTTAATGGCTTGGTGTTGGTGACATTTCAAATCACCCCTGctgaaaatacaattttagacTAGCATGAATTTACAAAAATAGCTAAGGTACCAATTAAGATCTCAGGCAATAACTTTCTTCGTTTCCACACACTTTATTTACTGTCAGTCATGGTCACTAACACTTTGGTAtttgttttgtcatgttttctCCGTGTAGGCTGCTCTGCAGAATGTCCAGCAAGGACCGCCACATTGAGTCCAGTTTGCCCCTCCTACATAAAGACGGAACCTTCCAGCCCTGCCTCACTGACGGACAGTGTAAATCACCACAGCCCCGGCGGCTCTTCAGACGCCAGCGGTAGCTACAGCTCGACCATGAACGGCCATCAGAATGGTCTGGACTCACCCACTCTTTACGGCCCAACCAGTGCTCTGGGTCCCAGCGGTGCCGGAGCCAAGCGTTACGAGGACTGCTCCAGCACTATCACGGAGGACTCACAGATTAAATGCGAGTACATGCTGAACTCCATGCCCAAGCGCCTATGTCTGGTGTGCGGGGATATCGCCTCCGGCTACCATTATGGTGTCGCATCCTGTGAGGCCTGCAAGGCCTTTTTCAAGAGGACCATTCAAGGTTGGCTTTTACCCTCCTTCAGCTAGAACTTCAGATAGGTTCACATGTCAGGCCAAGGGGTCAGAGGGACTTAGTCAAAGTAGGATTGTCCTAGAATGTGCACAAAGCAATTCCATACATCCAACATCTGCTGGCTTTATGCCACTTAAGCAGCTTTCCGTCCAGTAGACGTTTACAGCTAGAGGGTGGTAATGCTTTTGCTTATAAACTTTTCTTGTCTTGTTGCTTCAGATTAACAAGATCGATCAGTTATGTCAAACAAGAAATTACAGGCAATTAATATACCGGGAAGTTACCCATCTGCTAGTTTTTTAGAAGTGGCAGTG
This genomic interval from Carassius auratus strain Wakin unplaced genomic scaffold, ASM336829v1 scaf_tig00216556, whole genome shotgun sequence contains the following:
- the LOC113098416 gene encoding estrogen-related receptor gamma-like — its product is MNGHQNGLDSPTLYGPTSALGPSGAGAKRYEDCSSTITEDSQIKCEYMLNSMPKRLCLVCGDIASGYHYGVASCEACKAFFKRTIQGNIEYSCPATNECEITKRRRKSCQACRFMKCLTVGMMREGESNKEWLGSRGNEHFIHCATVFFTLQF